The proteins below are encoded in one region of Telopea speciosissima isolate NSW1024214 ecotype Mountain lineage chromosome 10, Tspe_v1, whole genome shotgun sequence:
- the LOC122643545 gene encoding homoserine kinase-like, producing the protein MEPEPIFSSVKSFAPATIANVGPGSKQINCAIDGSIGDYVSVHIDPHVSPGTSAIAAINGVAPKGYYPTAKSVAEKVMRMLGIESAGLSLSIEKGLPPSWSIESKASTDAAVVVAVNELFGGKLSVSELIQAGVYRDGSMEKEDPNYPVIKGNLVTATMGGFVMIHDYQPFEINPLEFPADKELFFIFVNPEIEIGNSYRPEMASMKEIQKSDAKTKPPTEYHGQRAPLIPGFEVMRETAEGKAMRCRIIKNRVSDDDDYLEKSMEESKSTIPGLAKVMKVALEEGAFGCKLVGPKVIVAVTDDIEKGKEIGNQMVEAFLNHGGGLKASAMVHKLDRVGARVISRE; encoded by the coding sequence ATGGAGCCGGAACCAATATTCTCCTCTGTGAAATCCTTTGCCCCAGCAACAATAGCAAACGTGGGCCCGGGCTCTAAACAGATCAATTGCGCCATCGATGGCAGCATCGGCGATTATGTTTCCGTTCACATTGATCCACACGTTAGTCCTGGAACGTCAGCAATCGCTGCCATTAATGGCGTTGCACCCAAGGGATATTATCCTACAGCTAAATCCGTCGCTGAAAAAGTCATGAGAATGCTGGGAATCGAATCCGCCGGTCTTTCCCTCTCTATCGAAAAGGGATTACCACCATCATGGAGTATTGAATCGAAAGCTTCTACTGATGCTGcagttgttgttgctgttaaTGAGCTTTTTGGCGGAAAATTGTCGGTCTCAGAATTAATTCAGGCGGGTGTCTATAGAGATGGAtcaatggaaaaggaagacCCCAATTATCCAGTCATCAAGGGTAATTTAGTGACAGCGACCATGGGAGGTTTTGTGATGATCCACGACTACCAACCTTTTGAAATAAATCCTCTTGAATTTCCGGCTGATAAAgaattgtttttcatttttgtaaacccagaaattgaaattgggaaCTCGTATAGACCAGAGATGGCATCTATGAAGGAAATACAGAAAAGTGATGCGAAGACAAAGCCTCCGACTGAGTACCATGGGCAGCGTGCGCCACTAATTCCTGGTTTTGAAGTTATGCGCGAGACGGCCGAGGGGAAAGCAATGAGGTGTAGAATAATTAAAAACAGGgtcagtgatgatgatgattatctGGAGAAGTCTATGGAGGAGAGTAAATCAACAATTCCTGGTCTTGCAAAGGTGATGAAAGTAGCATTGGAGGAAGGAGCATTCGGGTGTAAGTTGGTTGGGCCTAAGGTTATTGTTGCAGTCACTGATGATATTGAGAAGGGTAAAGAGATTGGAAATCAAATGGTGGAAGCTTTCCTTAACCATGGAGGAGGTTTGAAGGCTTCTGCAATGGTTCACAAGCTTGATCGGGTTGGTGCCAGGGTTATTAGTAGAGAATGA